In the Clostridium beijerinckii genome, one interval contains:
- a CDS encoding DEAD/DEAH box helicase, which yields MIKQILLEGFNKNITNSSLTKGQRVLKNDLLREINVKVDKDYIKINSTVVSESLLSEYSCKLEIDNMTKEIIGTHCSCLDFEKNEFSRDNYCCKHIIATFYTFLRNIDEDEELRTKLNNNLSLKDNKARIKENSNDDLLSLLVGDTDKEKLKFEVIINKNNWSSKLQIEFKIGLRKSNKMYIVKDINQFLTCVYNKVPIKYGKEFIFDIKTQSLSYEDRRLIKFMNNIKNLADHDRNFRRYQDKLIEGKTLTIPDMMFKEFLYIIKKNRVFLGDGFFYRILESEIIEGDMPIPFALLSKNNNIILEAPNGIPESLTQDEDVFLFGTSIYIPSIEQCERLSPYLKIFNATNKVSFNKINESRILKELIPSIQKVTNDLVLSKDIREKVVIAPVIFRFYFDKDKDISLLFKVSYEGHEFNFFEEYKDKIIYRDTNKEYEVLGVLKSLGFEEVNGRLFFLRDDDEAFKFFKYEIEKLQRYGEVFYSERFKGIKDIKKSDFVGEVRKGKFNYFEFEFKISDISPEETAKILRSFRDNLKYYKLENGEFLDLEDEVLKESLTLIDNLLLEEKLNENLINVPINKGAYLEDYLEDKELRYINSCDEIKDLKERLSNIKDKAFQPPYGLQAKLRKYQKEGYNWLRTLDYLGFGGILGDEMGLGKTLQTITLLLSKPDSKTLIIAPTSLIYNWKNEFNKFAPSMKIAICNGVKEEREELINNYKEYDVILTTYNLLRRDIELYNMNFDYCILDEAQNIKNQSSLSSKSVKEIKARIRFALTGTPIENSLMELWSIFDFIMPGYLYNEKKFVTRYHRRLEEGPEILEELNRLVKPFILRRYKKNVIKELPDKIEKRLLVPLSDEQKVVYETYANYTKDLIQKKVEDFEFSKSKIEILAYITKLRQICLDPSVTMDNYLGSSGKIDALIELLEQSIDEGHKILVFSQFTSVLKNISKILKEKNFLFSYLDGSVSSINRMKMVDEFNNGENTVFLVSLKAGGTGLNLTSADIVIHFDPWWNPAVEDQATDRAHRIGQKNVVEVIKLIAQGTIEEKIVELQDSKRELINKILGDDLSVGEFIHSLNENEILELFNYN from the coding sequence TTGATAAAACAAATTTTACTAGAGGGTTTTAATAAGAACATAACAAATTCATCTCTTACAAAAGGTCAACGTGTTCTAAAAAATGATTTGTTAAGAGAAATAAATGTTAAAGTAGATAAAGATTATATAAAAATAAACTCAACTGTAGTTTCAGAAAGCCTTCTAAGTGAATATTCGTGTAAGCTTGAAATTGATAATATGACTAAAGAAATTATAGGAACCCATTGTAGTTGTCTAGACTTTGAGAAAAACGAATTTTCTCGTGATAATTACTGTTGTAAACATATAATAGCTACTTTTTATACATTCTTAAGAAATATTGATGAAGATGAAGAGTTAAGAACCAAGTTAAATAATAATTTATCTCTTAAAGATAATAAAGCTAGAATTAAGGAGAATTCTAATGATGATTTATTATCTTTACTTGTTGGGGATACGGATAAGGAAAAGCTAAAATTCGAAGTTATTATTAATAAAAACAATTGGTCCTCTAAACTTCAAATCGAGTTTAAAATAGGATTAAGAAAAAGCAATAAAATGTATATAGTTAAAGATATTAATCAATTTTTGACATGCGTTTATAATAAAGTACCAATTAAGTACGGGAAAGAATTTATTTTTGATATAAAAACTCAAAGTCTTTCTTATGAAGATAGAAGATTAATAAAATTCATGAATAATATAAAAAATTTAGCAGATCATGATAGAAATTTTAGACGTTATCAGGATAAGTTAATAGAAGGAAAGACCCTTACAATTCCTGATATGATGTTTAAAGAATTTTTATACATTATAAAAAAGAATAGAGTTTTTTTAGGCGATGGATTCTTTTATAGAATATTAGAATCTGAAATAATAGAAGGGGATATGCCTATTCCATTTGCTTTATTGAGTAAGAATAACAATATAATTTTAGAAGCTCCTAATGGAATACCAGAATCATTAACTCAAGATGAAGATGTATTCTTATTTGGTACTTCCATATACATTCCATCAATAGAACAATGTGAGAGATTATCGCCATATTTAAAAATATTTAATGCTACTAACAAAGTTAGTTTCAATAAGATCAATGAAAGTAGAATTTTAAAAGAATTAATACCTTCGATTCAAAAAGTAACAAATGATTTAGTTTTATCTAAGGATATTAGAGAAAAAGTTGTAATCGCGCCTGTAATCTTCAGGTTTTATTTTGATAAAGATAAGGACATTTCGTTGTTATTTAAGGTATCATATGAAGGACATGAATTTAATTTTTTTGAAGAATACAAAGATAAAATTATTTACAGAGATACTAATAAAGAATATGAAGTTTTAGGAGTATTAAAAAGTCTTGGATTTGAAGAAGTCAATGGAAGATTATTCTTTTTAAGAGATGATGATGAGGCTTTTAAATTCTTTAAATATGAAATAGAAAAGCTCCAAAGATATGGTGAGGTATTTTATTCTGAGAGATTTAAGGGAATAAAAGATATTAAGAAATCAGATTTTGTTGGAGAAGTTAGAAAAGGTAAATTCAACTATTTTGAGTTTGAATTTAAAATTTCTGATATATCTCCAGAAGAAACTGCAAAAATACTTAGAAGCTTTAGAGATAACTTGAAATATTATAAGCTTGAGAATGGAGAATTCTTAGACCTAGAAGATGAAGTATTGAAAGAATCATTGACCCTTATAGATAATTTACTTTTAGAAGAGAAATTAAATGAGAATCTCATTAATGTTCCAATTAACAAGGGAGCTTATCTTGAAGATTATTTAGAAGACAAAGAGTTAAGGTATATAAATAGTTGTGATGAAATTAAGGATCTTAAAGAAAGATTAAGTAACATTAAAGATAAAGCCTTTCAACCTCCATATGGACTTCAAGCTAAACTTAGAAAGTATCAAAAAGAAGGCTATAATTGGCTTAGAACTTTAGATTACTTAGGGTTTGGTGGAATACTTGGTGATGAAATGGGACTTGGAAAGACACTGCAAACAATAACATTATTGCTTTCAAAGCCAGATTCAAAAACTCTTATTATTGCACCTACTTCTTTAATCTATAATTGGAAAAATGAATTTAATAAATTTGCTCCATCAATGAAAATTGCTATTTGCAATGGGGTAAAAGAAGAAAGAGAAGAATTGATTAATAACTATAAAGAATATGATGTAATCTTGACTACCTATAATTTATTGAGACGTGACATAGAATTATATAATATGAATTTTGATTACTGTATCTTAGATGAGGCTCAAAACATAAAGAATCAATCTTCTTTAAGTTCTAAGTCAGTCAAGGAAATAAAAGCAAGAATAAGATTTGCGTTGACTGGAACACCAATAGAAAATTCATTAATGGAATTATGGTCAATATTTGATTTTATAATGCCAGGGTATTTATATAATGAGAAGAAATTTGTAACTAGATATCATAGGAGGCTTGAAGAAGGACCAGAAATTCTTGAAGAGTTAAATAGACTTGTAAAACCATTTATTCTTAGAAGGTATAAGAAGAATGTAATTAAAGAATTACCTGATAAAATTGAAAAAAGACTTCTTGTTCCTTTAAGTGATGAGCAAAAAGTCGTATATGAAACCTATGCTAACTATACTAAAGATTTAATTCAAAAGAAAGTCGAAGATTTTGAGTTTAGTAAGAGCAAAATAGAAATTTTGGCTTATATAACTAAGCTTCGTCAGATATGTTTAGATCCGTCTGTAACTATGGATAATTACTTAGGAAGTAGTGGAAAAATTGATGCATTAATTGAATTATTGGAACAAAGTATAGATGAGGGACATAAAATATTAGTATTCTCGCAATTTACTTCTGTATTAAAGAATATAAGCAAAATACTTAAAGAAAAAAATTTCTTATTTTCATATTTAGATGGATCAGTTTCATCAATCAATAGAATGAAGATGGTCGACGAATTTAATAATGGTGAAAACACTGTATTCTTAGTATCCTTGAAAGCTGGTGGTACGGGGCTGAATTTAACAAGCGCGGATATAGTGATACATTTTGATCCATGGTGGAATCCTGCTGTTGAAGATCAAGCAACTGATAGAGCACATAGAATTGGTCAAAAAAATGTGGTAGAAGTGATTAAGTTAATTGCCCAAGGAACTATAGAAGAAAAAATAGTGGAATTACAGGATTCCAAAAGAGAGCTAATAAATAAGATTTTAGGTGATGATTTATCCGTAGGAGAATTCATACATTCGTTAAATGAAAATGAAATTTTAGAATTATTTAATTATAATTAA
- a CDS encoding ABC-F family ATP-binding cassette domain-containing protein has protein sequence MNIITLENISKNYSDKILLNNVSLGINDGDKIGLIGINGAGKSTFLKVVSGREEFFDGNIVKGKNVRIEYLDQNPLFDEDATVLEQIFKGDTKEMKLLKRYEELLDKINSCSGENFDSLNNELLKVQSEIDSLSLWDMESDAKTILNKLGIKNYSEKVGNLSGGQKKRIALACSLITPCDLLILDEPTNHLDSDSIEWLEEFLNSRKGALLMITHDRYFLDRVTNRIIELDRGNLYTYPGNYTAFLEKKIERIEVEQSQEEKKNALIRNELKWVRRGAKARTTKQKARLQRFDELVSEESIKRQEDVDISFVGSRLGKKVVELYDISKSFGNKVIIKDFNYIFLRNDRIGIIGENGAGKTTLVNILRNKLPIDSGKIEIGDTVKIGCFAQDNSNMDPKLRVIDYVKEGGEYIPVEDGTKIMASTMCERFLFDSTMQYTPIEKLSGGERRRLHLLRVLMESPNFLILDEPTNDLDIETLKILEDFLDKFMGVIIVVSHDRYFLDRICTKIFSYEGNGYIKEYNGNYSDFLISKEIEKIKSVESSEKSSNEFAADKGKGVKEKTKDNKPKFTFKEQKEYETIDEDIAKLEEKINSLEKEMAKNSSNYGKLNELMHEKEDVQSELDNKYERWEYLNEIAEAIEEFKNNN, from the coding sequence ATGAATATAATTACTTTGGAAAATATAAGCAAAAATTATAGTGATAAAATATTATTAAATAATGTTTCACTAGGAATTAATGATGGAGATAAAATTGGTTTAATTGGAATAAATGGTGCTGGTAAATCAACATTTTTAAAAGTGGTTTCTGGCCGAGAGGAATTTTTTGATGGAAATATAGTAAAGGGTAAAAATGTTAGAATTGAATATCTTGATCAGAATCCTTTATTTGATGAAGATGCAACTGTTTTAGAACAAATTTTTAAAGGTGACACTAAAGAAATGAAACTTTTAAAAAGATATGAGGAGTTATTAGATAAGATTAATAGTTGCAGTGGTGAAAACTTTGATTCTTTAAATAATGAATTACTTAAGGTTCAAAGTGAAATTGACTCCTTAAGCTTATGGGATATGGAGAGTGACGCAAAGACAATTTTAAATAAACTTGGAATAAAGAATTATTCAGAAAAGGTTGGAAACTTATCTGGAGGACAAAAGAAAAGAATAGCACTTGCTTGTTCACTTATAACACCATGTGATCTTCTTATATTAGATGAGCCTACCAATCATCTAGATTCAGATTCCATTGAATGGCTTGAAGAATTCTTAAATTCTAGGAAAGGCGCTCTTTTAATGATTACTCATGATAGATATTTCTTAGACAGAGTTACAAATAGAATTATTGAATTGGACAGAGGTAATTTATATACTTATCCTGGAAATTATACTGCCTTCCTTGAAAAAAAGATTGAAAGAATTGAAGTAGAACAATCACAAGAAGAAAAGAAAAACGCTCTTATAAGGAACGAATTAAAGTGGGTTAGACGTGGTGCTAAAGCCAGAACTACTAAGCAAAAGGCAAGACTTCAAAGATTTGACGAGTTAGTAAGCGAAGAAAGCATTAAAAGACAGGAAGATGTAGATATATCATTTGTTGGTTCTAGGCTGGGGAAAAAAGTAGTTGAATTATACGATATCTCTAAGTCATTTGGAAATAAAGTTATAATTAAAGACTTTAACTATATATTTTTGAGAAATGATAGAATTGGTATCATTGGAGAAAATGGTGCTGGAAAAACAACTTTAGTTAATATTCTTAGAAATAAACTTCCAATAGACAGCGGAAAAATTGAAATTGGTGATACAGTTAAAATAGGATGTTTTGCACAAGATAATAGTAACATGGATCCTAAACTAAGAGTAATTGATTATGTTAAAGAAGGCGGAGAATATATACCAGTAGAAGATGGAACTAAGATAATGGCTTCTACTATGTGTGAAAGATTTCTATTCGATAGCACTATGCAGTATACTCCGATTGAAAAATTATCTGGTGGGGAAAGAAGAAGACTTCATCTTTTAAGAGTGTTAATGGAATCACCTAACTTTTTGATATTAGATGAGCCTACTAATGATTTAGATATCGAAACCTTAAAAATATTAGAAGACTTTTTAGATAAATTTATGGGTGTAATCATTGTTGTATCCCATGATAGATATTTCTTAGATAGAATTTGTACGAAGATATTCTCTTACGAAGGAAATGGGTATATCAAAGAGTATAACGGTAACTATAGCGACTTTTTGATTTCAAAAGAAATTGAGAAAATTAAATCTGTTGAGTCAAGTGAGAAAAGTAGCAATGAATTTGCAGCAGATAAAGGGAAGGGAGTTAAAGAAAAAACTAAAGACAATAAACCTAAGTTTACTTTTAAAGAACAAAAAGAATATGAAACTATAGATGAAGATATTGCTAAGCTTGAAGAAAAAATCAATTCTTTAGAAAAGGAAATGGCAAAGAACTCTTCAAACTATGGGAAACTAAATGAATTGATGCATGAAAAAGAAGACGTACAAAGTGAACTAGATAATAAATACGAACGATGGGAATATCTAAATGAAATTGCTGAAGCAATTGAAGAATTCAAAAATAATAACTAA
- the ilvB gene encoding biosynthetic-type acetolactate synthase large subunit, whose protein sequence is MKYNGAEIVIKLLENEGVEYISGIPGGFNLPLYDALYKSKKIKHILARHEQGAGFIAQGISRSTNKVGVCFATSGPGVTNLLTAIADAKLDSIPLVAITGQVPLSAIGTDAFQEVDAYGLTIPITKHNFLIRNIHELFTVIKEAFKIALEGRPGPVLVDIPKNIQNEFIDLEDFPSEIASENLPKRDSIKSSTLYCIAELINDSKKPIIYAGGGVVNSNASSNLYKIAKKNNIPVSLSLMGLGAFPCDDELSIGMLGMHGAPYTNYLLNEADLILALGVRFDDRATGNIEKFCPNASIIHIDIDPSEINKVKTSSLSMIANVDDFLEDILPHIESKSRNTWRERVKCFKSKYPLPSYKNILHPANIIPFVGNIVPSDAVITTDVGQHQMWVAQRYPFKLPKALLTSSGLGTMGFGLPVAIGAALANKDKTIISFCGDGSILMNIQELATLADFNLNIKVIILNNHHLGLVRQQQQLFYNEHYIASKFISNPNFKMIAEGFGIQSCDLCNEEKPLEKLKELLTTDGPCVINIPIEETENVLPMVPPGKSNIDMIGGENLND, encoded by the coding sequence TTGAAATATAATGGTGCTGAAATAGTTATTAAATTATTAGAGAACGAAGGAGTAGAATATATATCAGGCATTCCAGGAGGATTCAATCTCCCACTTTATGATGCTTTATACAAAAGCAAAAAAATCAAACATATATTAGCACGTCACGAACAAGGCGCTGGATTTATTGCACAAGGCATTTCAAGAAGTACAAATAAAGTTGGAGTATGCTTTGCAACTTCTGGCCCAGGAGTAACTAATCTTCTAACTGCCATTGCAGATGCTAAACTTGATTCAATTCCTCTTGTTGCTATAACAGGCCAGGTTCCTCTATCAGCAATAGGTACTGATGCTTTTCAAGAAGTTGATGCTTATGGATTAACAATTCCAATTACTAAGCACAATTTCTTAATTAGGAACATACATGAACTTTTTACAGTTATAAAAGAAGCTTTCAAAATAGCTTTAGAAGGAAGACCTGGACCAGTACTTGTTGATATTCCTAAGAATATTCAGAATGAATTTATAGACTTAGAAGACTTTCCTTCTGAAATTGCATCTGAAAATTTGCCTAAAAGAGATTCAATAAAAAGCTCTACGCTTTATTGCATAGCTGAATTAATCAATGATTCAAAGAAGCCTATAATTTATGCAGGTGGAGGTGTAGTGAATTCAAATGCTTCATCTAACTTATATAAAATTGCAAAGAAAAATAATATACCAGTTTCTTTAAGTCTTATGGGACTTGGTGCTTTTCCTTGTGATGATGAATTGAGTATTGGAATGCTTGGAATGCATGGTGCACCATATACAAATTATCTTCTAAACGAAGCTGACTTAATTTTGGCCCTAGGAGTAAGGTTTGATGATAGAGCAACAGGTAATATAGAAAAGTTTTGTCCTAACGCTTCTATAATCCATATTGATATTGATCCTTCTGAAATAAATAAAGTTAAAACCAGTAGTTTATCTATGATTGCAAATGTTGATGACTTCTTAGAAGATATACTTCCACATATTGAAAGTAAAAGTCGAAACACTTGGAGGGAAAGAGTTAAATGCTTTAAATCTAAATATCCACTCCCTTCTTATAAAAACATACTGCATCCTGCTAATATAATTCCTTTTGTAGGAAACATAGTTCCTAGTGATGCAGTTATTACTACTGATGTTGGGCAGCATCAAATGTGGGTAGCTCAAAGATACCCTTTTAAATTACCAAAGGCTTTACTAACTTCTAGTGGTCTTGGAACTATGGGATTTGGACTTCCAGTAGCCATAGGTGCTGCATTGGCCAATAAAGATAAGACTATAATCTCTTTCTGTGGTGATGGATCTATTTTAATGAATATTCAGGAACTAGCTACCCTTGCTGACTTTAATTTGAATATAAAAGTAATTATTTTAAATAATCATCATTTAGGCCTAGTACGTCAGCAGCAACAGTTGTTTTATAATGAGCACTATATAGCATCAAAATTTATATCAAATCCTAACTTCAAAATGATAGCAGAAGGCTTTGGAATACAATCTTGTGATTTATGTAATGAGGAAAAACCTTTAGAAAAATTAAAAGAATTGTTAACTACAGATGGACCATGTGTAATTAATATACCTATTGAAGAAACTGAAAATGTACTTCCTATGGTTCCTCCTGGTAAATCAAATATAGATATGATTGGTGGTGAAAATTTAAATGATTAA
- the ilvN gene encoding acetolactate synthase small subunit, with protein sequence MINTKFYLIELHVRNHSGVMSHITGLFARRAFNLEGILCAQIGDGSTSKMYLLVKNDSVLDQIIKQLEKLYDVIEVSVHQDYDQSVFENLNKVLKLKQEDI encoded by the coding sequence ATGATTAATACTAAATTTTATCTTATAGAGCTACATGTTAGAAACCATTCTGGTGTTATGAGCCACATAACTGGGCTTTTTGCAAGACGTGCATTTAATTTAGAAGGAATTTTATGTGCACAAATAGGTGATGGTTCTACAAGTAAAATGTATTTACTTGTCAAAAATGATTCTGTGCTTGATCAAATAATAAAGCAATTAGAAAAACTCTATGATGTTATCGAAGTTTCAGTACACCAAGATTATGATCAATCTGTATTTGAAAACTTAAACAAAGTACTAAAACTTAAACAAGAGGATATTTGA
- a CDS encoding ferric reductase-like transmembrane domain-containing protein codes for MIFICTLILVTILSLLLTSSIKKNYYLYYSLATGIAIITSFYEILRITSNAKLEGVILTLEKTSIRGLISVSFFILVMYAGALNQKWTITKKLRSIRAELAIIGAIMLLPHGIVYFIRFIILKLPRIINEGSLPVLYLSYIAVGLIGFIIMIPLFITSFKKIRRKMQGKQWKRLQRWAYLFYFLTYFHILLILLNEKEIDWVRLISYTIVFINYMALKLLKNKEINIAKSFKLSKMNN; via the coding sequence ATGATCTTTATTTGCACATTAATTCTAGTAACGATTTTATCATTACTTTTAACATCATCTATTAAGAAAAATTATTATCTTTATTATTCGCTGGCAACGGGTATTGCGATAATCACATCATTTTATGAAATACTACGAATAACATCTAACGCAAAGCTTGAAGGGGTTATTCTAACCCTTGAAAAAACTTCAATAAGAGGATTGATATCAGTATCATTTTTTATATTAGTAATGTATGCAGGGGCTTTAAATCAAAAATGGACAATAACAAAGAAATTACGCAGCATTAGAGCAGAATTAGCTATTATAGGTGCAATCATGCTGTTACCCCATGGAATAGTATATTTTATTCGTTTTATAATACTAAAGCTTCCTAGAATCATTAATGAAGGTTCGCTTCCTGTATTATACTTAAGCTATATAGCAGTTGGACTCATTGGATTTATTATAATGATACCATTATTTATAACCTCATTTAAGAAAATAAGGCGTAAAATGCAAGGAAAGCAATGGAAGAGGCTTCAAAGATGGGCATATTTGTTTTACTTTTTAACATATTTTCATATTTTACTTATACTTTTAAATGAAAAGGAAATAGATTGGGTAAGGTTAATCAGCTACACCATAGTTTTTATTAACTATATGGCTTTAAAGTTATTAAAAAATAAAGAAATCAATATAGCAAAATCATTTAAATTAAGTAAAATGAACAACTAA
- a CDS encoding 3-oxoacid CoA-transferase subunit B, whose product MNGKEIIARRIAKEFKEGMVANLGFGIPNMAANYLPKGMEITLQCENGALKFGATPKIGESDPDLANSGGSPITLLPGSSTFDMDLSFAIIRGGHVDITALGALEVDQEGNIANWKIPGIFSPGMGGAMDLLVGAKYVIAALSHNDKKGNSKVLKKCTLPLSAAKCVNLIITDKAVMKVTDKGLVLIEVAPGLTVDEVLKTTDADLIIDDNVKEMEI is encoded by the coding sequence ATGAATGGTAAAGAGATAATTGCAAGAAGAATCGCAAAAGAATTTAAAGAAGGAATGGTTGCTAATTTAGGATTCGGTATACCTAATATGGCTGCCAATTATTTACCAAAGGGAATGGAAATAACACTACAATGTGAAAATGGCGCATTGAAGTTTGGCGCAACTCCAAAGATAGGAGAATCTGACCCAGATCTAGCTAATTCAGGTGGATCTCCAATCACTTTACTACCAGGATCATCAACCTTTGATATGGATTTATCTTTTGCAATAATAAGAGGTGGACATGTTGACATAACTGCATTGGGCGCTTTAGAGGTAGATCAAGAAGGAAATATTGCAAATTGGAAAATACCTGGTATTTTTTCGCCTGGTATGGGAGGCGCAATGGATCTTTTAGTGGGAGCTAAATATGTAATAGCTGCATTAAGCCATAATGATAAAAAAGGGAACTCAAAAGTATTAAAAAAATGTACATTGCCTTTATCGGCTGCCAAATGTGTCAATCTAATAATTACAGATAAAGCGGTTATGAAAGTTACAGATAAAGGATTAGTTCTAATAGAAGTAGCACCAGGTTTAACTGTTGATGAAGTGTTGAAAACAACGGATGCCGATTTGATAATAGATGATAATGTTAAGGAAATGGAAATATAA
- a CDS encoding CoA transferase subunit A, producing the protein MTKIKTVQEAVKNIKDGMKIMTAGFLGVGAPLKMIEELANTNIKDLTLIQAVSAQPGETHDVGMLIANKQIKKFVGAHIGTCPEAQEQYNAGTLEVEFIPMGTIVECIRAGGAGLGAVITPTGLGTEIENGRDKLIVDGKEYLVFPAIKADVALIKGCKADKFGNILYRGTTKGTNTSMALAADLVIAEVDEIVDVGEIPPDSVGTPGILVDIIVQGDSFEDRRKYFEDLWTRTNKMR; encoded by the coding sequence ATGACAAAGATTAAGACAGTACAGGAAGCAGTAAAAAATATTAAAGATGGCATGAAGATAATGACAGCAGGTTTTTTAGGAGTGGGTGCTCCATTAAAGATGATAGAGGAGCTAGCGAATACAAATATTAAGGATCTTACACTTATTCAAGCTGTATCAGCTCAACCAGGGGAGACTCATGATGTTGGTATGCTCATAGCAAATAAACAAATAAAAAAATTTGTAGGTGCACATATTGGGACTTGCCCTGAAGCACAAGAACAATATAATGCAGGCACATTAGAAGTAGAATTTATACCTATGGGAACCATAGTTGAATGTATACGAGCTGGTGGAGCTGGACTTGGCGCAGTTATAACACCAACTGGGCTTGGTACAGAAATTGAGAATGGAAGAGATAAACTTATTGTAGATGGAAAGGAATATTTAGTATTTCCAGCTATAAAAGCAGACGTTGCATTAATTAAAGGCTGTAAGGCTGATAAGTTCGGAAATATTTTATATAGAGGAACAACAAAAGGAACAAATACAAGTATGGCACTTGCTGCTGATTTAGTTATAGCCGAAGTGGATGAAATCGTTGATGTGGGTGAAATCCCTCCTGATAGTGTTGGAACACCGGGTATATTAGTAGATATAATAGTTCAAGGTGATTCTTTTGAAGATAGAAGAAAATATTTTGAAGATTTATGGACAAGAACTAATAAAATGAGATAG